AATCCTACTCTAGAACTCTGTCTCAATCTCGCTCGTAGCCTCCAAACAGACCTCAACAGTCTTTTTTGGGAAGATGATTTTTAATAAAAGGAGAAAAAATGAAAAAAGAAACCTTCACTGAAAAACTGATCAAACGCACATATGGTATTTCTGGACCACTTGATGAACACAAGCAACGTGAGGCTGACCGCATCGGAAATAAAATCTTTATGGTTCTCTTTTATCTCATGATTTTTGGCAATCTCATTCCCTTTGTCCTTGCTTATAAATATCCACAAATCGTCGCATTTGGATATCCAATCATCATCTTTCTGATTTCTATGGTTTGTGCTATCTATGTCAGCACTCAAACTAAAAAAACAGGTATTACTGCTATCGACCCTGATATGTTGAGCCAGAAAGAACAAAAACAATTGCGCTACCCTGGTCTTAAAGCTGGACTTATCTATGGAGTCTTTATGTTCTTTGGCATGCCACTTCTCAATGTCTTAATAGATGATAGCAAGGACTATTTCGCCTCTCTTTTCAATCTAGGTCATTTCACATCAATTCTTTTCGCAGCCTTCTTTTTCGGATTAATGATGCAACTTGTCGTCTGGCTTCGCATTCGAAAAGCCAAAAAAGATCAAGACGACTATTAGGAGGAAAATTATGAAATCATTACAAACTTTAATTCTCAGTCATATTTTGGTCAGCATCTTTGTTACCTTTTTCCTAGTTTATGGTCAAGTTACACGTCCTTTTCTGATCATCTTCCTTTTAGCCCTTCCGGTCTTGAATAAGGGACAAAGGTTTCAGAAAATCACATCAAAAAAAATACGCCTCTTAAACGCATCTCTCTGCTTTATCCTCGTATCTCTCCCACAACTAATAACGAATTCTATGGATTGGAGATATCTACTATTTCTAACTATCTGTATCGTTTTTAGTCTAGTCTACTTCTATACTCTCTATCAACTCTTTAAAGAAGTTAAGCAAAAAGATTGTTATTAATCTGTAGAAAAACAAACCCCTAACACTTCTCCGTGCTAGGGGTCTTTTAGTTCCTTAAATATCGTATATACTCTACTAATACGTAGATGAGGATTGTTAAACAAATGATAATTTCTGCCCAAACAAGGTTGTTGAGGACCGGAAACTGCAGAATGCCTTGAGCCATTTTCAATGAAGTTGCCGTTATGATAGTTGGGAAGGTTAGGGCTGAAAAGGCTGGTTGAAATCCCTGTTTTAAAATCCTTGGCAAGCGACTAAGAACAAAGAAAAAGAAGGTCTGTGATGCAAGGATCATGATTACTAAACTCCAGTTAGGTAGATTAGGACCTCCAACTCGGATTAGCGCAGCTAAAAGTAGGGAAAAAGGAGCACAATAGATGCCTTCTTGTCCCAGTAAAGCCAGCGGCAATGGATTTCTCTTCAAATCTTGGTAAATCAAAGGGTAAAGGATAAGGGTTAAGATAAAACCAAATATCCAAGCTCCATAGGCAATCCCGACAATGCCCACCACTGGGTAGGTCAAACTTGCTACTGCTATTCCCACATAAAGAACCGTCCAACTTGGCGTTGCACTCGTTCTTGGTTTGGTCTGCACATAATTTTTAGTGAAGTAGATGATTAAACCTACATCTAGAAGAAAAGCAAACCACCAGAGAATCTGTGCAAGAATGCTCATGTTCAAGGGTAAGATTCGTAACAAATAAGTCGATAAGATCATTCCTGCCATAGGAAAGGGCGCCGTTGCCGATAAAACAGGAGCTTTCTTCAACTCTTGCTTACTTTCTTGCCAATCACGAAGATGACTGTATAAAAAATAAAACCATAAAATCAAGCCTGACAAACTAAAGACCTGCGATAAGAGTGGAAAAACATCCAAGATGAGATTTCCTGCACCAGCCAATCCCAATAAGCAACCTGAAAAAGCTAAGGGGAGTTTTTTCATACCAACCTCCGAAAATGACGTTACTATCAGTATAGCATAAATAAAGCTCAGCTAGACAAGCCTTCATCAATTTTTTTGGCTATAAAACGATTGTCCCCTTTTAAAATACTCACTAACAATAATAATTAAAATAAATTCATCAAAAAAGTACCTATCACTTGATAGGTACTCTTTTGACATTTCATTCTATAGCTTGGTTAGCCTTTAAAGGTAACGATAGTTGCTCCAGAACCACCTGCATTTTGTGGCGCATAGCCAAAGCTCTTGACTTGCTTGTTTCTTTGGAGATATTTGGTTACTCCTTCACGGATGACTCCTGTACCAATACCATGTATGATGTCTACTTGAGCCATGTTATTGAGTAGGGCTTGGTCGATAAAGGCATCCAAGGCTTCCATAGCTTCCTCGTAACGTTTGCCACGAAGGTCTAGTCGAGCCTGTGGTGCTTTACCAGCAGCACGCTTGACCACATTAACTTGTTTTTTCTTGACTGGTGCTTCTTGCTGATCCTGAACCAAGTCGAATTCCTTATCTTCAAGCGTCATCTTGATCAAGCCGACTTGAGCTTCCCAACGACCATCCTTGAGCTGATTGGTCAAGGTCCCTCGTTGACCATAGCTTAAAACGATGATATCATCTCCAATTTTTGGAGCTCGTTTTTTCTTAGCCTTTTGGAGGACTTTATTTTTAGAAAGATCTACTTTTTCAGGTGCTAACTTCTTGAGTTTGGCCTTGGCTTCGATAATTTCATGTGGTTTCAGTTGAGATTTACTATGAAGATTTTTAAGAATATCATCACTTTCTGCCAGAGCTAAGTCAACAATCTCCGAAGCTTGCTCACGCGCCTTATTGAGTTCTGTTTCCTTCTCACGATTGAGCTCGTTGTAGAGTTTTTTAAGCGCACGGTTCATCTTGAGGTTTTCTTGCTCGACTTGGCGAATATTCTCAAGACGTTTACGGCTTTCAAGCGTCTGCTCTTCCAATTGTTCAATAATGCGATTGACATCATTGTCTTGATTAATCTGCTTGCTGGCATCGCCTACAATGACATCTGACAAGCCGAGACGTTTAGCAATCTCAAAGGCGTTGCTTCGACCAGGTACGCCTTGCATAAAGCGATAGGTCGGGCGCAAGCTAGCTGTATCAAACTCCATGCTGGCATTTTGAACATAGGCCGTTTCAATCCCATAAGCCTTGAGTTCAGGATAATGAGTGGTTGCCATAGTCTTGACCTGACGCAAGCGCAAGTCTTCTAGGATAGACATAGCAAGGGCTGCACCTTCTTGGGGATCTGTTCCTGCTCCAAGCTCATCTAGTAACAAGAGCGAGTTTTGATTGACCTTACCAAGAATATCAACGATATTAGTCATGTGACTAGAGAAGGTTGAAAGACTTTGTTCGATGGATTGTTCGTCTCCGATATCCGCAAAGACCTCCTCAAAAATTCCCACACGACTTCCCTTATCCGCCAAAATCGGCAAACCTGACTGGGCCATCAATTGCGTCAAACCTAAGGTTTTGAGCATAATGGTCTTACCACCCGTATTGGGACCAGTGATGACGATGGCTGTTAGATCTTTACCAAAGTGTACATCATTAGCAACAGCATTTTGCACCAAGGGATGACGAACATGGAGGAGTTGGATTTCCTGCTCTTCAGAGACTTGAGGCACCACGGCTCCTGTCTCTTGGATAAAACGGACCTTTGCTCGAATCAAGTCTAAATGTCCAATAATCCAGGCATCATTTGCAATTTCAGCTGCGTGTGGCCGTACACGCTCAGAAAGTTCTTGAAGGATACGCAACATCTCATAGCGTTCATCTGCACGAAGACTAGCAATCTCCTCACTTAGCTTGACCACTTCACGCGGTTCGATATAGACTGTATTACCACTGGCAGAGATATCATGAACAACACCAGCAATCTTGTTTCGATAGGTATTTTTGACTGGCAGAACTTGGCGACCATTTCGACTAGCGATAATGCCTTCTGTCAACATCTGCGCCTTTTGTTTGAGAAGATCCTGCAAAACATCACGGACTTGGCTCTCACTGTCGTGGATTTTACGGCGGATTCGTGCCAAATCTTCACTAGCAAAATTCTCTATGAATCCAGCTTCATTAATAGCTTGGAGATTGCCCTGCAAATGTGGGAAATCATGAAGTTTCTCAAACCAATTGGCCAGGTGGTCCAAACTCACATTTTCAAGATTGTCATAGAAGTTTTTCAGTTCACGACTGGCAAAAATGACACGTTTGAGAAGGAGAAATTCCTCGATGTTGAGGTCTGCTCCCATCTCCAAACGCTTGCAGGTTGCAGCAATGTCTTTGGTGCTTGAGATACTGAAATGCGGATGCTCGACAAAAAGTTCTTGCATCTCCTTCATCTCAGTAAAAGCTTGCTGAATCTTGTCTCCTCTATCACTTGGAACAAGTTCTTTTAACTGCTCTAATCCTTGTTCCGTCAAAAGATGGGGCTCAAATAAAGCTTTGACCTTATTAAATTCTAACGTTTCTAGTATTTTTGTATTCATCTTATTTCCTTAGTAAAAATATTATGGCTTTGCTTATTTTTAACTTTTTTAAATCTATCTTTTACTTTTCGAAATTGTAAACAAAAGGCTAGGAATAGTTCCCGCCCTTTTTATCCGATTATTTTTGTAACCCAAAGCTGTTTAATAAAATTAGTTGTGAATGGAATGCTTTGGATGATATGTCTAGCTACAAAGCTATTTTCAAGTGAATTTTGAACAATTTGTAATGGCACAGTCGCGAGAATCGTTAGCATCATTTGGAGGACAAACAAGGTCACACCGACTGATAGCACACCCGCACCGATACGGTAGTATTTCTCATCAAGTATCTTACTTGGTACTAGGTTTAGAAAAAGACCAAGCAAGCGACCGATACAATAAAAGACTGTAAAGGCTAAGAGAAAACCAATTCCTGCATAAAAGACTTTATCCAGTTGGAAAAGCTGATTGGATGAGAAAAAGTAAGTTCCCTGTCCTTCCTGTGGGTTGGCATAAGGGATTAACAAGTTGAACTTTTGCCCTAAAGATAGGTAATAGTTGCTTGCAAAATAAGCTGAGACAATCGTAGCCACAAGATAATAAGCTTGTAAAAGAATTCCTCTGCGGTAGCCGATATAAAAGCTCCAAGCAAGGATTAATAAGAGTAGGATGGAAATCATAAGGAATCCCCTATCTTACTCTGCTCTTGTTTAGCAGCGACCACTTTATAACGGAGCGATTCTAACTCTTGCTCCTTATCATCAAATTCAATCTCACGGCTAAGCTGGGTTGACAAGCAGTTGACTGCTAAGAGAATCGCCACTGTCTCATCATCAGCTCCAGGCATTTGTTCTTTGATTGCTTCATATTTTTCCGTTGCAACTTTAGCAATCTCCTCCATGAAAAGATTATCATGCTCAGTTGTCAGCGTTAATGTTTTTTTCCCAAATGTAAACTTGAATCGATTTAAATTTGCCATAAAATTCACCTCACGATATTATACCAAATTTCACTAAGTTTGTCAGTTTTAACCAATTCTACTGCTTTTATGGTACAATAGAGACTATGGCAAGTATCACATTAACACCGAGTGAAAATGACATTCAAGCTTTTGTTCTAAAGCATGAACAAGCCCTCGCTCCAAGTAAAAATCCATATATTCGCTACTTTTTAAAGCTTCCTCAAGCCAGTGTTTCTGTCTATACATCTGGGAAAGTCCTTTTGCAGGGAGAAGCCGCTGAAAGCTATGCCAGCTTTTTTGGTTATCAAGTAACGCAAGTTACTAGCGGGCAAAATTTCCCCTTAATCGGAACAGATGAAGTCGGAAATGGTTCTTACTTCGGTGGTCTGGCTGTTGTGGCGTCATTTGTGACTCCTGACCAGCATGACTTTTTAAGAAAACTCGGAGTTGGGGATTCCAAAACACTGACTGACCAAAAGATTCGTCAGCTTGCTCCACTTCTGAAGGAAAAAATCCAACATCAAGCACTCCTACTTTCTCCGAGTAAGTATAACGAAGTCATTGGTGAGCGCTACAATGCCGTTTCCGTCAAAGTAGCTCTGCATAATCAGGCCATTTTTCTCCTGCTTCAAAAGGGAGTTGAGCCTGAAAAAATTGTCATTGATGCCTTTACGAGTGCTCAAAACTATGATAAGTACTTAAAAAATGAAGCCAATCATTTCTCAAATCCAGTTACACTTGAGGAAAAAGCTGAGGGCAAGTACCTAGCCGTCGCAGTTAGCTCTATCATTGCGCGTGATCTCTTCCTAGAAAATCTTGAAAATCTAGGCAAAGAGCTGGGCTATCAACTTCCAAGTGGTGCTGGAACTGCTTCTGACAAGGTGGCTAGCCAAATCCTTCAAGCATATGGCATGAAGGGGCTCAACTTCTGCGCCAAACTGCATTTTAAAAACACTGAAAAAGCCAAAAAATTTCTATAGAGGTATACCATGAAATATTTAAAATCGTTTATAAGAGAGTGGGGAGTTTTCTTCCTGATTATTGCCTTAATAGGTCTCAGCCGTCTCTTTCTCTGGAGCAATGTCCGAGTAGAAGGACACTCTATGGACCCTACTCTAGCTGATGGAGAAATTCTCTTTGTTGTCAAACACCTCCCTATTGATCGCTTTGATATTGTTGTCGCTCATGAGGATGAGGGGAATAAAGATATTGTGAAACGGGTCATCGGATTGCCAGGTGATACCATCCGTTACGAAAATGATAAGCTCTACGTCAACGATCAAGAAACTGATGAGCCTTATTTAGCAGATTACCTCAAACGCTTTAAAGAGGATAAACTCCAATCTACCTATGCTGGAGATAGCTGGGATGGAAAAAAAGGTGAGTACTTCAGAAGCCTTGCTGAAAAAGCTGAGGCCTTTACCTTAGATGTTAATTTCAATACTAGTTTCACCTTCACTGTTCCAGAAGGACAATACCTCCTACTTGGTGATGACCGTCTAGTATCTAGCGATAGCCGACATGTTGGTACTTTTAAAGCAAAAGATATCATCGGAGAGGCTAAATTCCGCTTCTGGCCACTCAAACGTATTGGAACAGTTTAAGAACACTAAGAGGCCGAGAACTATAAATCTCAGCCTCTTCTCATTCTATTCTGAATGATTTGCTCTCATTCATGAATGTAAAGGAATTATATGGAAGTTTATTTTACAGGTACGATTGAACGTATTATTTTTGAAAATATCAGCAACTTTTACCGTATTCTCCTTTTAGATATCGATGATACCAATGCCGAAAACTTTGATGATTTCGAGATCATTGTTACAGGGACCATGGCTGATGTCATTGAGGGAGAGGAATACACTTTTTGGGGGCAGATTGTCCAACACTCCAAATACGGGGAACAACTCCAAATCACTCGCTACGAACGAGCAAAGCCAACTAGTAAAGGATTGGTCAAGTATTTTTCAAGTAGCCACTTCAAAGGGATTGGTCTTAAAACTGCCCAAAAAATTGTGGAACTCTATGGAGACAATACCATCGATGAAATTCTGGAGCATCCTGAGAAGCTCGAAACCATCTCAGGACTATCTTCCAAAAGTCGTGAGGCCTTCGTTTCTACCCTCCGCCTCAACTACGGTACAGAAATGATCTTGGCCAAACTTGCTAACTACGGGATTCCAAATAAATTAGCTATTCAAATCCAGGATACTTATAAAGAGGAAACCATCGATATTGTTGAAAATTATCCTTATCAGTTAGTAGAGGATATCAAAGGCTTGGGCTTTACCATCGCTGACCAATTAGCAGAAGAACTTGGCATTGAAAGTCAGGCCCCCGAACGTTTCCGAGCAGGACTCATTCATAGCCTTTTAAACGCTTGTATGGAAAGTGGGGACACTTATATTGAAGCTAGAGACTTATTAGAAAAGACTCTAGATCTATTGGAATCCTCACGTCCTGTAGAACTGGAACCAAGTCAACTTTCTCAAGAACTGTCCAACCTCATCGAAGAAGAAAAAGTCCAACAGATTGACACTAAAATCTTTGATAACAGTCTCTTTTTTGCAGAAGAAGGGATTCATAATCACCTCATTCGTATCCTTGAAAAAAAAGAAAGCGAACAACACGAAACAAAAATCATTCAGGAGCATATCGCAACGGTTGAGGAAGAATTAGGCATTCAATACGATACCATTCAAAAACAGGCCATCTGCGATGCTATCCAAAACAAGGTCTTTATCCTGACAGGTGGACCTGGTACGGGTAAAACCACTGTTATCAATGGTATTATTGCTGTCTATGCTCTATTAGAGGGACTGGACCTTAAAAAGAAAAGTATTCTACCGATTCTCCTAGCTGCTCCCACTGGTCGTGCAGCGCGTCGTATGAATGAACTGACAGGCTTGCCTAGTGCAACCATTCACCGCCACTTGGGGATGACTGGAGACGACGACACTAGCCATTTGGAAGATTATCTAGATGCTGACTTTATCATCGTAGATGAGTTTTCCATGGTAGATACCTGGTTAGCCAATCAACTCTTCTCAAACATCTCCTCTAATAGTAAAATTCTCATCGTTGGAGATAGTGACCAGTTGCCATCGGTTAGCCCTGGTCAAGTTCTGGCTGACTTACTCCAGATTCCAAGTATCCCGCAGACGAGATTGGAACGAATATATCGTCAGAGCGAAGAATCAACCATTGTCACCCTTGCTAGTCAGATTCGTCAGGGAATTTTGCCTGCAGATTTCACCAAGAAAAAAGCAGACCGTTCCTACTTTGAAATCGCCAGTAATCATATCCCAGCTACCATTGAAAAAATCCTAGACGCAGCCATTAGAAGTGGTATCCCTGCTCGAGACATCCAAGTTCTTGCTCCTATGTATCGTGGTGCAGCAGGAATCGATGCCATCAATCAACTCATGCAAGAACTACTTAATCCTCTTCAAAAGGGACAAATTAGTTTTGAAGCAAGCCAATTTCAGTATCGTACGGGAGATAAGGTCATTCATCTGGTCAACGATGCAGAAGTCAATGTTTTTAACGGAGACCTAGGCTACATTACGGACCTCATCCCTGCTAAATACACCGAGTCCAAACAGGATGAAATGATGATTGATTTTGATGGAAACGAGGTTTCCTATCCTCGAAATGAATGGTACAAGATCCGTCTTGCCTATGCCATGAGTATCCATAAGTCACAAGGGAGCGAGTTTCCAGTTGTGATTCTTCCAATTACTAGTGCTAGCAAGCGCATGCTGGAGCGTAATCTCATCTACACTGCTATTACTCGGGCCAAAAGCAAACTCATCCTACTCGGTGAACTTCAAGCCTTTGACTATGCGACCAAACATATCGGAACAGCTCGTAAAACCTATCTGATTGAACGTTTCAGTGACTTAACTGAAAGTTCTGAGGAACGAAACGAGCCTGTTCTCGAAATCACAGAACCGACGGCCCCTCATCAATCTTACATCCTAACCGAAGAAAACTGGTCTAATATTCCAGCTATGATTGGGATTAGCCACGATGACCTTGATGAGTTTTTCGGAAAATAAAGCACAAAAAAACCACCGATCCGGTGGTTTTTTATCTTTTCAGATTATTTTACTGTTGCAGTGCTTGTGATCAATTCAACAGCTTTCTTGATTGTGATATCGTGTTTCAACATGTCTGCTGAAAGCAAGCTTTGTACTTGGGCAACTTCCATGTTGTAATCTGCAGCCAATTGCTCGATTTCTTTTTGGATTTCTTCTTCAGTAGCGTCAAATCCTTCAGCTTTCGCAACTGCTTCGATAACAAGGTTTGTCTTCGTGCGTGACTCAGCTTCTGCTTCGTATTGTTTGTGAAGGTCTTCTTGAGTAGTTCCAGTGATTTGGAAATACATGTCTGGGTTGATACCTTGACGTTGCAAGTTTCCTAGGAATTCGTTTACTGAACGGTGAACTTCTTCGTGGATCATTTCTTCTGGAAGTTCTACGATTTCAGCGTTTTCTACAGCTTTATCAATTGCTGCACCTTCAACGGCATCTTTGTATGCTTCTTCTTTAGCAGCAGCCAATTCCTTGCGGTATTTTTCTTTCAATTCAGCAAGTGTTTCAACTTCTTCATCGATATCTTTTGCAAGTTCATCGTCAAGAGCTGGAACTTCTTTAGCTTTAACTTCGTGGATAGTTGTTACGAATTTAGCTTCTTTACCAGCAAGGTCTTCTGCTTGGTAGTCTTCTGGGAATGTTACGATAACGTCAACAGTTTCACCAGCTGAATGTCCAACTAATTGGTCTTCGAAACCAGGGATGAATTGACCTGAACCAAGTCCAAGTGAGAAGTTTTCACCTTTTCCGCCGTCAAATTCAACACCGTCGATAGAACCAACAAAGTCGATAACAACAGTGTCGCCGTTTTCAGCAGCACCTTCTTTGATCACCAATTCAGCCAAGTTGTTGCGTTCACGTTCGATACGCTCTTCAACATCAGCGTCAGTTACTTCTTTATCTACATCAACTGATACTTCAAGGTTTTTGTATTCACCCAATTTTACTTCAGGTTTTGTAACAACTTCAGCAGTGATAACCCAATCTTGACCTTTTTCCATAGAAGTTACGTCAATTTTTGGTTGAGCAACTACTTCAAGACCAGCTTCTTTAACAGCTGCTTCATAAGCATCTGGCAAAAGAGCGTTCATTGCATCTTGGTAAAGTGCTTCTTCACCAAATTTTTGGTCGAAGATAGGACGTGGAAGGTGACCTTTACGGAAACCTGGAACGTTAAGAGTTTTCTTTACTGAGTTAAATACACGGTCCAATTCTGGTTTGATTTGGTCTTGAGAGATAGTAAAAGTCAAGACACCACGGTTTGTTTCTTTGTTTTCAAATGATACAGACATTCTGTCATTTCTCCTTAAAATTTTTAATACAGTCCATTATACCATATAGTAGCGAACTTTTTCAAGTAATGGATGCGCTTTTCGTCCATGCTTCAGTTACATCCTATATCCCTTAAAATTCATCAGAAGCCACCAAATGATGTTGAAAAGCATAAACTGCTGCCTGGGTACGATCACTGACCTCAAGTTTGGCTAGGATATTGGAGACATGGGTCTTGACTGTCTTTAGGGAGATAAAGAGCTCATCTGCAATGCGCTGATTTTCATAACCCTTGGCAATCAGTTGAAGGACATCGCGTTCTCGCGCAGTTAATTCTTCGTGAAGTTCCATATGATTGCGGTGGTATTCGACCTTCTTGCTCACCTCTTGTTCAATAGCTATTTCTCCAGCTGCCACCTTTTGAACAGCATGAAACAATTCATCGGCACTTGATGTCTTGAGCATATAGCCTTTAGCCCCAGCATTTAAGACTGGCATGATTTTTTCATTGTCTAGGTAAGAGGTCACTATCAAGATTTTAGCCTCTGGCCATTCTTTGAGAATAGCTAGGGTTGCGTCAATCCCGTTGACTTCTGGCATCACAATATCCATCACAATCACATCGGGGCGAAGATCTAAAGCCATTGCAATTCCTTCGGCTCCATTAGTTGCCTCTCCAACAACTTCTACACCATCTTGTAATTCAAAATAACTTTTTAAACCAAGACGCACCATTTGGTGGTCATCTACTAATAATAGTTTCATTTTATTTCCTTTTGTTCATCAATCCAGCAAGGGT
The window above is part of the Streptococcus sp. Marseille-Q6470 genome. Proteins encoded here:
- the lepB gene encoding signal peptidase I, with amino-acid sequence MKYLKSFIREWGVFFLIIALIGLSRLFLWSNVRVEGHSMDPTLADGEILFVVKHLPIDRFDIVVAHEDEGNKDIVKRVIGLPGDTIRYENDKLYVNDQETDEPYLADYLKRFKEDKLQSTYAGDSWDGKKGEYFRSLAEKAEAFTLDVNFNTSFTFTVPEGQYLLLGDDRLVSSDSRHVGTFKAKDIIGEAKFRFWPLKRIGTV
- a CDS encoding ATP-dependent RecD-like DNA helicase, with amino-acid sequence MEVYFTGTIERIIFENISNFYRILLLDIDDTNAENFDDFEIIVTGTMADVIEGEEYTFWGQIVQHSKYGEQLQITRYERAKPTSKGLVKYFSSSHFKGIGLKTAQKIVELYGDNTIDEILEHPEKLETISGLSSKSREAFVSTLRLNYGTEMILAKLANYGIPNKLAIQIQDTYKEETIDIVENYPYQLVEDIKGLGFTIADQLAEELGIESQAPERFRAGLIHSLLNACMESGDTYIEARDLLEKTLDLLESSRPVELEPSQLSQELSNLIEEEKVQQIDTKIFDNSLFFAEEGIHNHLIRILEKKESEQHETKIIQEHIATVEEELGIQYDTIQKQAICDAIQNKVFILTGGPGTGKTTVINGIIAVYALLEGLDLKKKSILPILLAAPTGRAARRMNELTGLPSATIHRHLGMTGDDDTSHLEDYLDADFIIVDEFSMVDTWLANQLFSNISSNSKILIVGDSDQLPSVSPGQVLADLLQIPSIPQTRLERIYRQSEESTIVTLASQIRQGILPADFTKKKADRSYFEIASNHIPATIEKILDAAIRSGIPARDIQVLAPMYRGAAGIDAINQLMQELLNPLQKGQISFEASQFQYRTGDKVIHLVNDAEVNVFNGDLGYITDLIPAKYTESKQDEMMIDFDGNEVSYPRNEWYKIRLAYAMSIHKSQGSEFPVVILPITSASKRMLERNLIYTAITRAKSKLILLGELQAFDYATKHIGTARKTYLIERFSDLTESSEERNEPVLEITEPTAPHQSYILTEENWSNIPAMIGISHDDLDEFFGK
- a CDS encoding response regulator transcription factor, producing the protein MKLLLVDDHQMVRLGLKSYFELQDGVEVVGEATNGAEGIAMALDLRPDVIVMDIVMPEVNGIDATLAILKEWPEAKILIVTSYLDNEKIMPVLNAGAKGYMLKTSSADELFHAVQKVAAGEIAIEQEVSKKVEYHRNHMELHEELTARERDVLQLIAKGYENQRIADELFISLKTVKTHVSNILAKLEVSDRTQAAVYAFQHHLVASDEF
- a CDS encoding CvpA family protein, with translation MISILLLLILAWSFYIGYRRGILLQAYYLVATIVSAYFASNYYLSLGQKFNLLIPYANPQEGQGTYFFSSNQLFQLDKVFYAGIGFLLAFTVFYCIGRLLGLFLNLVPSKILDEKYYRIGAGVLSVGVTLFVLQMMLTILATVPLQIVQNSLENSFVARHIIQSIPFTTNFIKQLWVTKIIG
- a CDS encoding TDT family transporter, with amino-acid sequence MKKLPLAFSGCLLGLAGAGNLILDVFPLLSQVFSLSGLILWFYFLYSHLRDWQESKQELKKAPVLSATAPFPMAGMILSTYLLRILPLNMSILAQILWWFAFLLDVGLIIYFTKNYVQTKPRTSATPSWTVLYVGIAVASLTYPVVGIVGIAYGAWIFGFILTLILYPLIYQDLKRNPLPLALLGQEGIYCAPFSLLLAALIRVGGPNLPNWSLVIMILASQTFFFFVLSRLPRILKQGFQPAFSALTFPTIITATSLKMAQGILQFPVLNNLVWAEIIICLTILIYVLVEYIRYLRN
- the rnhC gene encoding ribonuclease HIII — translated: MASITLTPSENDIQAFVLKHEQALAPSKNPYIRYFLKLPQASVSVYTSGKVLLQGEAAESYASFFGYQVTQVTSGQNFPLIGTDEVGNGSYFGGLAVVASFVTPDQHDFLRKLGVGDSKTLTDQKIRQLAPLLKEKIQHQALLLSPSKYNEVIGERYNAVSVKVALHNQAIFLLLQKGVEPEKIVIDAFTSAQNYDKYLKNEANHFSNPVTLEEKAEGKYLAVAVSSIIARDLFLENLENLGKELGYQLPSGAGTASDKVASQILQAYGMKGLNFCAKLHFKNTEKAKKFL
- a CDS encoding endonuclease MutS2, giving the protein MNTKILETLEFNKVKALFEPHLLTEQGLEQLKELVPSDRGDKIQQAFTEMKEMQELFVEHPHFSISSTKDIAATCKRLEMGADLNIEEFLLLKRVIFASRELKNFYDNLENVSLDHLANWFEKLHDFPHLQGNLQAINEAGFIENFASEDLARIRRKIHDSESQVRDVLQDLLKQKAQMLTEGIIASRNGRQVLPVKNTYRNKIAGVVHDISASGNTVYIEPREVVKLSEEIASLRADERYEMLRILQELSERVRPHAAEIANDAWIIGHLDLIRAKVRFIQETGAVVPQVSEEQEIQLLHVRHPLVQNAVANDVHFGKDLTAIVITGPNTGGKTIMLKTLGLTQLMAQSGLPILADKGSRVGIFEEVFADIGDEQSIEQSLSTFSSHMTNIVDILGKVNQNSLLLLDELGAGTDPQEGAALAMSILEDLRLRQVKTMATTHYPELKAYGIETAYVQNASMEFDTASLRPTYRFMQGVPGRSNAFEIAKRLGLSDVIVGDASKQINQDNDVNRIIEQLEEQTLESRKRLENIRQVEQENLKMNRALKKLYNELNREKETELNKAREQASEIVDLALAESDDILKNLHSKSQLKPHEIIEAKAKLKKLAPEKVDLSKNKVLQKAKKKRAPKIGDDIIVLSYGQRGTLTNQLKDGRWEAQVGLIKMTLEDKEFDLVQDQQEAPVKKKQVNVVKRAAGKAPQARLDLRGKRYEEAMEALDAFIDQALLNNMAQVDIIHGIGTGVIREGVTKYLQRNKQVKSFGYAPQNAGGSGATIVTFKG
- the tig gene encoding trigger factor, with translation MSVSFENKETNRGVLTFTISQDQIKPELDRVFNSVKKTLNVPGFRKGHLPRPIFDQKFGEEALYQDAMNALLPDAYEAAVKEAGLEVVAQPKIDVTSMEKGQDWVITAEVVTKPEVKLGEYKNLEVSVDVDKEVTDADVEERIERERNNLAELVIKEGAAENGDTVVIDFVGSIDGVEFDGGKGENFSLGLGSGQFIPGFEDQLVGHSAGETVDVIVTFPEDYQAEDLAGKEAKFVTTIHEVKAKEVPALDDELAKDIDEEVETLAELKEKYRKELAAAKEEAYKDAVEGAAIDKAVENAEIVELPEEMIHEEVHRSVNEFLGNLQRQGINPDMYFQITGTTQEDLHKQYEAEAESRTKTNLVIEAVAKAEGFDATEEEIQKEIEQLAADYNMEVAQVQSLLSADMLKHDITIKKAVELITSTATVK
- a CDS encoding DUF3278 domain-containing protein, coding for MKKETFTEKLIKRTYGISGPLDEHKQREADRIGNKIFMVLFYLMIFGNLIPFVLAYKYPQIVAFGYPIIIFLISMVCAIYVSTQTKKTGITAIDPDMLSQKEQKQLRYPGLKAGLIYGVFMFFGMPLLNVLIDDSKDYFASLFNLGHFTSILFAAFFFGLMMQLVVWLRIRKAKKDQDDY